The following coding sequences are from one Musa acuminata AAA Group cultivar baxijiao chromosome BXJ2-4, Cavendish_Baxijiao_AAA, whole genome shotgun sequence window:
- the LOC135608938 gene encoding monoterpene synthase 8, chloroplastic-like → MVSQSDMHKLCGWTEGVFNRFMDEKGNLKASLRHQTEGLVSLYEASHLAKEGEHVLEEANNFTTKHLKSLMEGSLEPHLREHVAHALELPLNWRMPRLQTRWFIEASQREAMMNPVLLELAKLDFNRVQIIYQRELREVSRWWNNLGLAQRLPFSRDRLVENYFWTVGWVFEPQFGRCRELHTKANCFIVTLDDVYDIYGTMDELELFTDAVDRWDVNAMDKLPEYTRICFLALFNTTNDIAYSVMKEKGLDIIPHLKKAWADLLKTFTVEARWYHHGYTPNLGEYLENALVSVSVPLILTLAYCTSDDLTREALDDFQSCPEIARWASMVFRLCDDLGTSTDELERGDVSKSIQCYMHETSVSEDAARGHIRGLIKGNWRAINGNRSFTSPFEENLKMMAINIARMAQCIYQYGDGYGKPDGVIEDRIRSLLIEPIIM, encoded by the exons ATGGTGTCACAATCTGACATGCACAAATTATGTGGATGGACTGAAGGTGTATTCAACCGATTTATGGATGAGAAGGGCAACCTGAAAGCCAGCCTTCGCCATCAGACTGAAGGATTGGTGAGCTTGTACGAGGCTTCCCATCTTGCAAAGGAAGGAGAGCACGTGCTGGAAGAAGCTAACAACTTCACAACTAAACATCTCAAGAGCCTCATGGAGGGATCACTTGAGCCTCATCTCAGGGAGCACGTAGCCCATGCCTTGGAGCTTCCATTGAACTGGAGGATGCCGAGGTTACAGACCAGGTGGTTCATAGAAGCATCCCAAAGGGAAGCGATGATGAACCCTGTCCTACTTGAATTGGCTAAGTTGGACTTCAACAGGGTTCAGATCATATATCAGAGGGAACTCAGAGAAGTGTCGAG GTGGTGGAACAATCTTGGCCTGGCGCAGAGGCTTCCATTTTCAAGGGACAGGTTGGTGGAGAACTATTTCTGGACTGTTGGCTGGGTTTTTGAGCCACAGTTTGGTAGATGCAGGGAGTTGCACACGAAGGCAAACTGCTTTATAGTAACATTAGATGATGTGTATGATATTTACGGCACCATGGATGAGCTCGAGCTCTTCACGGATGCTGTCGATAG ATGGGATGTTAATGCAATGGACAAACTTCCAGAGTATACGAGGATATGTTTTCTAGCCCTCTTCAACACTACAAATGACATCGCATACAGTGTTATGAAAGAGAAGGGACTGGACATAATTCCACACCTAAAAAAAGCA TGGGCAGATCTATTGAAGACATTCACTGTGGAAGCGAGGTGGTACCACCATGGCTACACACCCAATCTCGGAGAGTACTTGGAGAACGCACTGGTATCGGTATCAGTTCCCCTGATACTGACTCTTGCTTATTGCACCAGTGACGATTTAACTCGGGAGGCCTTGGATGATTTCCAAAGCTGCCCTGAGATTGCAAGATGGGCATCCATGGTTTTTCGACTTTGTGATGATTTGGGTACTTCCACG GACGAGCTTGAAAGAGGCGATGTATCCAAATCTATCCAGTGCTATATGCATGAGACCAGTGTATCGGAGGACGCGGCTCGTGGGCATATCAGGGGATTAATCAAGGGGAATTGGAGAGCAATAAACGGAAATCGAAGTTTCACTTCGCCTTTTGAGGAAAACCTGAAAATGATGGCCATCAATATTGCTCGAATGGCCCAATGCATATACCAATATGGAGATGGATATGGGAAACCTGATGGAGTGATCGAGGATCGCATAAGGTCTTTGTTGATTGAACCTATAATTATGTAA
- the LOC135608939 gene encoding monoterpene synthase 8, chloroplastic-like, with the protein MEGSLEPHLREHVAHALELPLNWRMPRLQTRWFIEACQREANINPVLLELAKLDFNRVQSIQQRELREVSSWWSNLGLAQRLPFSRDRLMESYFWTVGWAFEPQFARYREAQTKAICLLTIIDDVYDVYGTMDELELFTDAVDRWDVNAMDKLAEYMKICFLALFNTTNDTAYNVMKEKGLDIIPHLKKAWADLCKAYMVEARWYHQGYTPNLEEYLENALVSVSGPLALTLAYCTSDDVTREALDGFQSCPEIARWSSMILRLCDDLGTCKDELRRGDVPKSIECHMHESGVSEDAAREHIRQLIRGNWRAINGDRSFTSCFEENLKMIAIDIPRMAHCMYQYGDGYGKPDGVIEDRIRSLLIEPILM; encoded by the exons ATGGAGGGATCACTTGAGCCTCATCTCAGGGAGCACGTAGCCCATGCCTTGGAGCTTCCATTGAACTGGAGGATGCCGAGGTTACAGACCAGGtggttcatagaagcatgccaaaGGGAAGCTAACATAAACCCTGTCCTACTTGAATTGGCTAAGTTGGACTTCAACAGAGTTCAGAGCATACAGCAGAGGGAACTCAGAGAAGTGTCGAG TTGGTGGAGCAATCTTGGCCTGGCGCAGAGGCTTCCATTTTCGAGGGACAGGTTGATGGAGAGCTATTTCTGGACGGTTGGCTGGGCTTTCGAGCCACAGTTTGCAAGATACAGGGAGGCGCAGACAAAGGCAATCTGCCTGTTAACAATAATAGATGATGTGTATGATGTTTACGGCACCATGGATGAGCTCGAACTTTTCACGGATGCCGTCGATAG ATGGGATGTTAATGCAATGGACAAATTGGCAGAGTATATGAAGATATGTTTTCTAGCCCTCTTCAACACTACAAATGACACCGCGTACAATGTTATGAAAGAGAAGGGTCTGGATATAATTCCACACCTAAAAAAAGCA TGGGCAGATCTATGCAAGGCATATATGGTGGAAgcaaggtggtaccaccaaggcTACACACCCAATCTTGAAGAGTACTTGGAGAACGCACTAGTATCGGTATCGGGTCCCCTGGCATTGACTCTTGCTTATTGCACCAGTGACGATGTAACTCGAGAGGCCTTGGACGGTTTCCAAAGCTGTCCTGAGATTGCAAGATGGTCATCCATGATCCTTCGACTTTGTGATGATTTGGGTACTTGCAAG GACGAGCTTCGAAGAGGCGATGTGCCCAAATCTATAGAGTGTCACATGCATGAGAGCGGTGTTTCGGAGGACGCGGCTCGTGAGCATATCAGGCAATTGATTAGAGGGAATTGGAGAGCAATAAACGGAGATCGAAGTTTCACTTCGTGTTTTGAGGAAAACCTAAAAATGATAGCCATCGATATTCCTCGAATGGCCCATTGCATGTACCAATATGGAGATGGATATGGCAAACCCGATGGAGTGATCGAGGATCGCATCAGGTCTTTGTTGATTGAACCTATACTTATGTAA